gcggaagcgcagctgcggcataataaaagctccactgctctcgagCCATGTGTCGCgcttgtctctcattagcaatcgcttcaATGGCTATCAACCACACCctgcttcacactacagtaatgttaataaatctttaatatatTAGCTCAtacatgaatatgatttctgcctgagtctcATTAGATTCTTTTCCACCCGCTGTAGACGTGAAAACAACACCTCCCAAGATTCGGCAAAATCAAAGCaacatcaagctacacctttgttttgaattagtttAGTTTATTGATAATTACTTTCTGAATGATTagtttataaatatatgtagttgctgtggagttgattcaacttatcgacaagcatgtgccgtcatgttaatcttttgtgcaaatccagtgttaaattgaccctcgtttgtgaagcagtccggcgtaaaatgatggtatggtaacaacactctactacaacaactcttcctctactctaaagcagcccaacatggtctcgccccctttgttgtgtgttcccgtgggcagggtttatgtaaattttgaaGTTTgggatgtcaccaacccgggaggaagctcgttgtagtccctaccagggctgcgttcagccccgacaaaacgttgcaaaacgttttttaaacgtgattataacagtgataaacagtagttatatagcacatttcaaaaCAACAAAGGTTGcaaccaaagtgctgtacactctaaaaaatgctgggttaaaaacaacccaagttgggttgaaaatggacaaacccagcggttgggttaaatgtttgcccaacctgctgggtagttttatttaaaccaactattgtttaaaaattgctatatggctagcttataatgaacccaaaatagttgggaaattaaaaaacagatgcaattagaggcaacaataatagacaaaagttgatgtttattaataagctttaatattttattaatataaatttaatagtttaatattttattaatataaatttattaataagcattttagtaaatgtttattgtttaataattattcattgaacattaataaatgttcatttccaacatactttgggttaattttaattaagcaatatagtaatttttaaacaatagttgagttaaataaaactacccagcaggttgggcaaatatttaaccctaccgctgggttaaaacaacccaattgctgggtttgtccattttcaacccaacttgggttgtttttaacccagcattttttagagtgtacaggaaaattaaaacagaataaCATTATGCTATTTAGagtgacctctagtggtgaaaattacatattgtgcctttaaactCTTTAAGACTGTGACACCAAATGTTTAGCCTATAGCAaaggtacactctaaaaaatgtttggttaaaaacaacccaagttgggttgaaaatggacaaacccagcaattgggttgttttaacccagtggttgggttaaatgtttccccaacctgctgggtagttttatttaacccaactactgattaaaaatgactatatggctggcttaaaatgaatccaaaataggtgagaaattaaaaatcagacacataattactagaggcaacaataataatcaaaaggtgatcatttattaataagcaatttaataaatgttttttgtttattattcattatcttattaataaatgctcatttattaaacatattaataaatgttaatttccagcatattttgggttcattttaagcaagcaatacagtaatttttatacaacagttgagttaaataaaactacccagtacgttgggcaaacatttaacccaaccactgggttaaaacaacccaattgctgagtttgtccattttcaacccaacttgggttgtttttaacccagcaccCAGTGTAATATTGTGATAAATTCATAGCATAATGTTGAAATCAGTCTTTCACGAAGTGATTGTGCCTTCCAATCTGAATACAAATGTATAAGCAAGTGAAAAAAGCAACCTGCTTATTTATTTCTCTTCCTCTGTACCTGTTTCACAGACACCGCTTGCCCATTGATTAGATGCCATATTGGCTGGATTTGCACTTCCTGCAGACTCGGACCCCTCCGAGCACCCGCACAATGGAGATGGTTCACATGCCAGGTAATTGGCGTCTGTGGGGGACAGGTGCTCCCACAATGCAGCGGGGCTCTTTGCCGAGTCTCCTTTCACATGGCTGTAATTACCTAATTGAAAAACTCACTGGGGGGAAATAGGAGTGAGAGATAAGGTCTCTTTCACCAAACCGTAGGCAGCTTTTTTGTTGAGCTGAAAAAAACATCTATTTGTTGCCACTTGAGGTAAATATTGTCCAAGGGAGGAACGATGGAAAGGAAAGCAAAGATAGAGGATCCATTGTAAACGAGGGGCTGATTCAGACAGGCAGTGTTTGATGGAGGACACACAGATGAGGCAATAGACAATAGACCAGgcgatttttttgttttagccTCTATGCATGTCCTGTCCCTGAACTGAAGTGATAAAGAGTGAACATGGATGTAAATATAATGCCACACTATGAAAGGAGACCCTTATATGGTGTTATATAAAAAAGATGTGTAGACTTATTCAACAAATGAACTGCGTTgcatcatttttaataattactcAATATATTCAAGTATTAAGCATAATTTTTAAACATGGAAATCACTATCACAGTTAACTATCTTCTCACTGTCTATCTTATTAATCTTTAACTTTCAATAGCCAGGTCTTTAATGACATCATCTTACAGGAGGTGACATTTCTTACagaaaaatgcacaaatatataaaataataatggatATGAAGAGTTCTGTGATGTTTTGTggtgttaaatgtttaaatttaacATGGTGGTAAATcttaatctaaaaaaaaaggTCCTATTAACGTTGGttagtgcattaactaacattaatgaTCAGTGGGCAAGCAATACAATTAAAggtaaataatattaaaggatACAACTTAAGGAATCAGTAAATGTTAACATTAATACCTTGGAGGTATTTTTCGTTGTTAGTACGTTAACTAATATAGTTAAGTAATGCTAACAAATGGAATCTTattaagtgttaccaattaaaatacaattacagaatTCAGTAATATCATATAATATCCAAAATAGGTAAGAAGGAAACATCTAAATTAATGAATACTGGTATTTAAGGCAAATATTTTcctttatattgtttattttcatgCAAGAGGTGAATTGATACACATAAATCTTCActatttttctcattttaaatgCTGGAAATAGTCTCTTTTACAGGGGtgggcaaactcggtcctggagggccgctgtccctgcagagttttgctccaaccctaatcaaacacacctgaaccagctaatcaaggtcttcaggattacacGCAGTtgagttttatcagggttgcagctaaactctgcaggacagtggcccttcaGGACTAGTATCATCATCATCCAGGTTGTCAGATACAAGAGGAACACCACCTACAGACCCTGattattgctgtatcaaatctAGCCTTTGACCTGCACATCCTTGTAAATCAGCTCTTGTGCCTCAGGTGGTCCAGACATGGATTGTTTGCTGCTATTGATCCATGAGATGTAACTATGAAAAGTGACATCAgttgttttattgtgtccttTAGTATATGAAGTCATCTCGACCTTCAAGCACAGGTTGCTAATGCTTCAAATGCAGGTCTACTTCTGGATTAGAAATGAATCAGGCATAACTGTGTCATTAACATCTACTGCTTTAAGGGTTGCCaagtaatattattttaatccaTGATCCCATTATAGATTTTCCCTGGGTCATTTCCTCCTTTCTTATACTTCAAGAATATTAAATCGAATAGTGTTTTAAATTACCTCAAAAAGTCTGAATCAACCTGTTATAAGGTTATTGTTGGGAAGTTGTGTGATGTTATCATTCCAAGACGCTAGCTGTGTTTATAAAGACTTGAATCAATGCTGACCCCTGGTGGAGGAAAGTTgcattttttaatacaaaacatttacaattttgatatattatatttagtcTCTGTATGAAATAAGTGGAGAATTAACTGgcaaattcatttatttataatcaCTGAAAGTTTAGAAGCAGATGCccttcattaaagggatagttcacacaaaaatggaaattctgtattattatttactcaccatcaagttgttccaaacatgtatacatttctttcttctgatgaacataaaggaagatattttgaagattaagggaaactgaacagttctggggcaccattgacttccatggtatttttttttttcctactatggaagtcaatggtgccccaaagcagcctagttacaaactttcttccaaatatcttcctttgtgttcagcagaagaaagaaactcatacaggtttagaataacttgagggtgagtaaatgatgacagaattttaatttttgagagaaccatccctttaagatGCAGTCAATTTCAGTCAAATGTTTTATACTATCAACTTTATTATATCAAAACTTTGGCATATATCTAAAAATATCCTAAAATATCctcattatgatttttttttttttctttatagcTTATCAAGTTCAAATtccttacatttttttattgtttgcttCTTAAATTATTCTAAAAAGTATTTTTCCCCCTCATCACTGAAATAATTCTTCAGTGGAGAATGAAATTGATAGTCAAAAAAGTCTAAATCTGATTAatgatatatacattttatttcatatgaacattatgtaaaatgaatatttacattttcaagtATTTTCCATCTTGCAGTACATTCAGTAACacccttaaaggtgcaatgtgtacatttttgaaggatctattgacagaaatgcaatataatacacATAAATATGATTTCAGTGGTgaataaagaccttacataatgaaccggtatgtttttattacctgtAGAATGAgtcatttctatctacatacaccacaGATCCCCTTACGTtaagtcgccattttgcgccggtatgtttctacagtagccctaaacggacaaactgctcaACATAGCACGTTTGCTTGACTGtttactctctgctgtctcagacgacgacATCTTTGTTCTGTGCTGGCCACCGTAGCGTCTCTATATTGCACCTTGCAACCTCAGCGCTAGATGCCgttaaaatttacacactgcatcTTTAAAGGAACAGTACATTTAAAAGCATGTGTGTTCAAGTTTTTGTCTGTAAAGTCTTCAGATGTCATACAGTGTGAGGAACATCAATTCACCTTATTTGTTCCTGGAAAggaagtttggaatgacatttaggtgaataaattatgaccatttcattttttttgttgactATTACTTTAACCAggataaaaaaagtgaaatgaaaatGGCAATTGGAGAAGTATGAgtttaaatgcacatttcatcATTCAACACGTCCTACATCAGTTTCGAGATTTGAAACTGAATGTTCACCACTAACATTGCACAGATAAGTTCTTATCCAGtctcccagaatgcatttcTGTCGTTATTCAGTCACAGTGACAGTATCACATCTCAGCCACCAGGTGGAGTCCTCCTCTGGATCCTCTTTACAGACTTTCCAAGTCCTCTGGTAAAGAAATTACTAACTTTCCCACAGTATGTGTGTATGGTTCCGTTCAGCGCCACTTCTAGCGGTAACAAGAATGATTTTACAAGATCCTCTCCAAATGTGTACTGCCGGAAAAAGTAAAGACGGATTCATTAGCTTTGAAATGACAAATTGGTTTAGAAACTTTCACTGGTGTTAAACtctaaaataataaagtaacTCACGTGTTTGAAAGCATCATACACAGCCTTGAAGGCAGGCTGTTTGTCGCTGTGAAACACTCCTCTGTTGCCGTGCAACATGACAACACCCTCTTCTTCAGCGGGGATGCAGTTGCTGCCGTAGATACAGTGGTCAGGACGGTAGTTCCAGTGGCAGGGGAAGGTAAATACCATCTCTGGGTGGACAAAGACTTGTGTTACAGAGCCTCGAAAGGCAATAAAGCTACAAGGAATAAAAGAAATCCAGATAGGCTTACCTGGATTGTAATGAAAGATGATATTAATCAGGTCTTGATCACCCCAGGTAATGTTTAGCTTGTATTTCTGTAATAAAGGCATGAGAATCTCGTCCCAGCGCAGACCAACAGAGGTCATGTCATTCTGTCCgtaaagagtaaaaaaaagaaaaagttaaaTTATCCCTATCTGAAAGCCAAGGAAAAAAAGAGACATTTGCCACCATCTTTTGGACTAAAATGGAATTACATGTTAAGATGGAGTCAAATGGTTTTCACCAGTgcacaatttatatatatatatatatatatatatatatatatatatatatatatatatatatagctttgccatcacaggaataaattacatttttaaaaattaaaaataataattcttcaaaatattactgtttttacctttttttaatcaaataaattcagtctgggtgacttctttcaaaaatatttttaaaaattgaacttaaaatatataatcttTATATTGatgtttattatttgttatattttatctgtattttatattgttatattaatgatataattttgaattatattttcaatgtttttttcctgtttgcTGCCAggagttttaatatattaatagaaTGTCACATGACATTTACAGCTCACATGATTGGTTTGCCTGTGAAGCAAAGATGGCGGCATCCATGTCATGTACTTGTGCATGTGCCTGCTATTAAGATGAAAAGGAATAGCTGAGTTGAGGATCCTTCCCTCTAATCaccttgaaatgtgtcattCGCATCCGGGTCAAATTCATCAGCATGACACCAGAGTTGATTCCAGTTTTTCCATAATACGGATGCCGGGAGAAGCGACTGTACCAGGCAATCCGCGGCTCCTCGTGCTCTGGTGCCATGGCTACCAACTGAGTGGAGTTAAAGTGCACCAACATGTCCCAAATCAGCTCTACAGGCTGCAGGAAGAGGACATCTGTGTCCACATAGAGTAAGGAGTCCACCTCCCTCAGAATCATCTGTAGAGAACAGAAAGAAATTGTTTGTCAAACTGCAATGTTtttgaattcttagaaaaaaGACCAACACTTCAGAAAAGAGTAATGcacattttatgaattttttgacATCTTATAGAAGGAAAGGAGCATAGCATTGTCTGGTGTAATCaatatcattttaaagtcaCGCTATGgaactttttttgttcaagattaaaaaaaataagtcaataaatcattaatcatttttccaaaacgtgtttttgtcttaccctgatttaccatggtaagcctattataaTCGTTTATAATGTAGACCTGTTGGGATAGTTTTCATGTGAAATTGTGTAAATACGTCACATGTCCGTGTGTGTCTTGTCATATCCGTAAATAGAAAAAGCTGCTCTGTTACTTTGTGTatatggtgtgggagtggcataggttagttgtcaTAACAAGTGAGAATGGTTGACATGGAGCAGCTAAATCTCAAACCTCCAGGGAATCaccagtgaaaaaaaaaaaaaaaacaaacagaggaGAGTCTACTGCCAAAAAAAGATCCTGACAgagcttgtaataaaacaagaatcaacattggcttggcttttcagagatgtcgagaactgagggattggTGTTAGAAACAGA
Above is a genomic segment from Megalobrama amblycephala isolate DHTTF-2021 linkage group LG14, ASM1881202v1, whole genome shotgun sequence containing:
- the gxylt1b gene encoding glucoside xylosyltransferase 1; its protein translation is MRVYIRTFSLCIVISLLSVLFLFSKHDAESFLKQVRAPLEPTVAKNLSGVKTKQRPATTRAHRLGDVAHKVNSPGQRETLMQLAVVACGERHGEAVNMLKSAAMLSSRHLRFHIFAEEQLHTNIRAALDSWPAFIRVKFSYVVHPISFPHENREEWSQLFKPCASQRLFLPMILREVDSLLYVDTDVLFLQPVELIWDMLVHFNSTQLVAMAPEHEEPRIAWYSRFSRHPYYGKTGINSGVMLMNLTRMRMTHFKNDMTSVGLRWDEILMPLLQKYKLNITWGDQDLINIIFHYNPEMVFTFPCHWNYRPDHCIYGSNCIPAEEEGVVMLHGNRGVFHSDKQPAFKAVYDAFKHYTFGEDLVKSFLLPLEVALNGTIHTYCGKVSNFFTRGLGKSVKRIQRRTPPGG